A genomic window from Salvia miltiorrhiza cultivar Shanhuang (shh) chromosome 5, IMPLAD_Smil_shh, whole genome shotgun sequence includes:
- the LOC131026070 gene encoding protein FAR1-RELATED SEQUENCE 5-like, protein MAYAKRCGFKSRLGAVKRKKSGVIISRLIFCSREGLSKSGGNIRSRMSTRVDCKARIILRVVDGGSYTIVNFIEGHSHRFVSDNLQHFMLSNRKLDHGHKKFVLNCVKTNIGPVKSFHLFKELVGGYDKVGCTAVDFKNFARDLRAYVLGSDAQILLNNLFNKREICSDFQFEYAVDSSDKLTRLFWADPLSIQKYDAFGESVSFDATYSTNRYNLIFVPFTGKDNHGSCVTFGAGLISHEDEESYSWVLEKFVECMRRRPRMIITDQDPALKKSVERVLYDTRHRFCMWHIMVKVMDKVPHRLKTDLQFKKDFNRLAWSEFTEPLSFERRWNDLMEKYGLVGDKWFDSMFAQRSYWIPSFFRDCHMSGLFKTTSMSESQNSFFRRYFNRGANLIEFFIHFERAIEAQRNQCDRLNSVDVSCFPKLVTDLAIERHAATVYTSGMFVEVQKQIVSASFSCCILEIRTGVGENVYVVEDGESGKFSVTYNLADYSCNCDCKHFVRCGWLCSHVFCVLKNVKIQRIPDQYILKRWTKGICVGRSTNSGGTDTLSQLYSLAYSCIGLVQGDSVKMEKLFQTLKGVHDSLSVNSSSSSNDDLFNEFYGGAPPEVVDVHPPDIVKTKGSGSRLKSRIEKALRDKNKPKRRCGNCKEMVNHDARNCDQECAVK, encoded by the exons ATGGCTTATGCTAAGCGTTGTGGATTTAAGTCGCGTCTTGGTGCTGTTAAGCGTAAGAAATCTGGGGTGATTATTTCTAGACTTATTTTTTGTAGTCGGGAAGGGTTGAGTAAATCTGGTGGAAATATTAGATCTAGGATGAGTACAAGAGTAGATTGCAAAGCTCGTATTATTCTTCGTGTTGTTGATGGTGGTTCTTACACTATTGTGAATTTTATTGAGGGTCATAGTCATCGATTTGTTTCAGATAATCTTCAACATTTTATGTTGTCTAATCGTAAGTTGGATCATGGGCATAAGAAGTTTGTATTGAACTGTGTTAAAACCAATATTGGTCCTGTTAAATCATTCCATTTGTTTAAGGAATTGGTTGGGGGTTATGATAAAGTTGGATGTACAGCGGTGGATTTTAAGAATTTTGCACGTGATTTGCGTGCATATGTTCTTGGTTCTGATGCTCAGATTCTATTGAATAATTTGTTCAATAAGCGTGAAATTTGTAGCGATTTTCAGTTTGAATATGCAGTTGATAGTTCTGATAAACTTACAAGGCTGTTTTGGGCTGATCCTTTATCAATTCAGAAATATGATGCTTTTGGTGAATCTGTATCATTTGATGCGACATACTCAACTAACAG ATATAATCTTATATTTGTGCCATTCACTGGTAAAGATAATCATGGAAGTTGTGTGACCTTTGGTGCTGGTCTAATTTCTCATGAGGATGAGGAATCATATTCATGGGTTCTTGAGAAGTTTGTTGAATGCATGAGGAGAAGACCAAGGATGATTATTACAGATCAAGATCCAGCTTTAAAAAAATCTGTTGAACGTGTTTTATATGATACGCGTCATCGATTTTGCATGTGGCATATCATGGTTAAAGTTATGGATAAGGTTCCACATCGACTTAAGACCGATTTACAGTTTAAAAAGGATTTTAATCGTCTTGCATGGTCTGAGTTTACTGAGCCTTTGAGTTTTGAACGAAGATGGAATGATTTAATGGAGAAATATGGTTTGGTTGGTGATAAATGGTTTGATTCTATGTTTGCTCAGCGTAGTTATTGGATTCCTTCATTTTTTAGAGATTGTCATATGAGTGGGTTATTTAAGACAACGTCTATGTCTGAGAGTCAGAATAGTTTTTTCCGTAGGTATTTCAATAGGGGTGCAAATCTGATTGAATTCTTTATTCATTTTGAGCGTGCTATTGAAGCTCAAAGAAATCAGTGTGATCGTCTCAATAGTGTTGATGTTTCTTGTTTCCCAAAGTTGGTGACAGATCTGGCAATTGAAAGGCATGCAGCAACTGTTTATACTAGTGGGATGTTTGTTGAGGTTCAAAAGCAGATTGTTTCAGCTAGTTTCAGTTGCTGCATATTGGAGATTAGGACTGGTGTCGGCGAGAATGTTTATGTAGTTGAAGATGGTGAAAGTGGTAAATTTAGTGTCACTTATAATTTGGCTGACTATAGTTGCAATTGTGATTGCAAGCACTTTGTGAGGTGTGGTTGGCTTTGTTCgcatgtattttgtgtgttgaaGAATGTTAAGATTCAGAGGATTCCTGATCAATATATATTAAAGCGTTGGACAAAAGGAATTTGCGTTGGTAGAAGTACAAATTCTGGTGGGACAGATACTCTCTCTCAGTTATATTCTTTAGCTTATAGTTGTATAGGTTTGGTTCAAGGTGATTCTGTAAAGATGGAGAAGTTATTTCAAACTTTGAAAGGTGTGCATGATTCTTTGTCTGTGAATAGTTCTAGCAGTTCAAATGATGATCTTTTTAATGAGTTTTATGGTGGTGCACCTCCTGAAGTAGTTGATGTTCACCCACCTGATATTGTGAAGACAAAAGGTAGTGGAAGTCGTTTGAAGTCGAGGATTGAGAAGGCTTTAAGGGATAAGAATAAACCGAAACGAAGATGTGGCAATTGCAAAGAGATGGTGAACCATGATGCTCGTAATTGTGATCAGGAATGTGCTGTTAAataa